A region of the Leptospirillum ferriphilum genome:
GGTCAATTTGCACATCCACTTCCGAGGCTTCCGGAATCATTGCCACCGTCACGGTCGACGTGTGAATCCGTCCTCCGGCTTCCGTCACCGGAACACGCTGGACTCTGTGTACACCGCTTTCAAACTTCAGCTGGCTGAACGCTCCATGGCCCTGGACATAAATAATGGTTTCGCGAGCCCCTCCTATTTCGGTGTCATTCGTTTCCATGACCTCGAAACGAAATCCCTTGCGTTCAATGAAACGAAGATACATTCGGGCCAGCTCGCGGGCAAAAAGGGCAGCTTCTTCCCCTCCTGCCCCTGCGCGGATTTCCAGAAAGAGATTTCGGGAATCCCTTTCATCTCTGGGGAGGATCGAATCAAGAAGCCGGGACTCAACATCCTGGAGTTCAAGACTCAGCTTTTTTTCTTCCTGAGGAACCAGATCCAGAAAATCCGGGTCCTGCCTCAACTCCTGCAGGTCCTTCTGCTGGTCTATAATCCGGAGATAGTTTTCATAGAGGGAAACAATAATAGAAAGCTCGGATTGATCCCGGGCCAGCTTCATGTATATGGCAGGGTTGCGGGAAACCTCCGGGTCCGCCATCTTGCCGGAAATCTCCCGGTAACGTTCCCGCATCGATTCAAGTCTGGGACGGACCTTTTCAATGATTCCCGCCGTTGACAAAATTTCCTCTTACTTCTTGCCCTGTGCATACTTTTTCATAAACCGATCCACGCGTCCCTCGGTATCGACAATCTTCTGGGTTCCTGTAAAAAATGGATGGCATTCATTACAGATATCCAGCTTTACATTGCCGATTGTTGTCCGCGTGACAAACGTATTACCACAAGCACAAACAACTGTGGCCACCTTATACTCCGGATGAATCCCGCTTTTCATTTCTTTCTCCCTTTCTGATTTTAAGGAAGGAACATGTCCTTCCATGCCTGAATGAAAGGACTAGCCTTTCATCATTCTTTCCAAAAACTCCTTGTTTCCTTTTGTCCCCTTCATATTACTGAGCAAGTACTCCATATCATCCTGGGGGTTGTTTGAATTGAGCGCCTTGCGGAGTATCCAGATCTTGTTCAGGTCATCCTTGTCGAGCAGAAGTTCTTCCTTTCGGGTTCCGGAAAGCGTGACATTAATGGCCGGGAAGATTCTCCGATCGGATAAATGTCTGTCCAGATGAAGCTCCATATTGCCCGTTCCCTTGAACTCCTCAAAAATCACATCATCCATCCGGCTCCCTGTATCAATAAGGGCGGTGGCAATGATCGTCAGGCTTCCTCCTTCCTCGATATTGCGGGCAGAGCCGAAAAAACGTTTCGGCCGTTGCAACGCGTTCGAGTCCAGTCCTCCGGAAAGAACCTTTCCGGAGGGAGGGGCCACCGTATTAAAGGCCCGGGCCAAACGCGTAATGCTATCCAGGAGAATGACGACGTCTTTTTGGGACTCTGCCAATCTCTTGGCTTTCTCCAAAACCATTTCGGCTACCTGAATGTGCCTTTGCGGCGGCTCATCAAAAGTCGAGCTGACGACTTCACCCTTGACTTGCCGAACCATATCCGTCACTTCTTCCGGTCGTTCATCAATCAGCAAGACAATCAGAACGATATCCGGATAATTTTTGGAGATGGCCTTGGCAAGACCCTGGAGCAGCATCGTCTTTCCGGTTCGGGGGGGAGCAACAATCAAGCCCCTCTGACCTTTTCCGATAGGCGTCACCAAATCCATGACGCGCATGGAAAGATCTTCCTGGGAATGTTCCAGCCTGATCCTTTCCATCGGATAGAGCGGCGTCAAATTGTCAAAGAGAATCTTTTCGCGGCCGGAGTCAGAATCTTCAAAGTTGACCTTCTCCACTTTCAGCATCGCAAAATAGCGCTCTCCCTCCTTGGGAGGACGTATTTGGCCCCAGACGGTGTCTCCCGTTCTCAGATTGAACCTTCGGATTTGGGAAGGAGAAACGTAGATATCGTCCGGTCCGGGAAGGTAGTTATACAGGGGAGACCGGAGAAAACCAAACCCGTCCTGGAGAATTTCAAGAACACCCTCTCCAGTGATAGGCCCGTTTTTATCCGATTGCGCCTGCAGAAGGGCAAAGATCAGATCCTGTTTCCGAAGGTTGACTGCCCCTTCTATATGGAGCTCCTTGGCCACCTCGGTCAGTTCCGCAATACTTTTCTCTTTCAATTCCGCAAGATTCATAAAAACCTCTCGCCCATCCGCATAAACCTGAAACAGGAAAGACGGACAGACAGTTATCGTTCAGGAACCAAAGCGGTTCCCCTCTCCCAAAATAACGATGGTAAAAGGCTCAAAGACTTTTACCCGCTGCTCCGACGGACTTTTCCGTCCAGAGTCTTCTGCCCGGGATGACTTTTCTCTCCGGGAATGACCAGACGAAGAGTGCTTTTTCGAATCCAACACAGGAAGGAACGAATGGTCAGGATGTTTCCGGTCCCTCGACTACGGGAGTCAAACCGGAAGTCGCATGATGCCCCCAAAAAATTTAGACGGATCAGACCTTCAGCAGATTTCATAAGGCTTCCAAGGGGGTTTTTCGCAAGATCGATCCAAAAGGGGACGACCGGTCCGCCAGCCGCCATATTCTGACTTGCGACGGTGCCAGGAGCGGTGAAGGCATGTTTGTCACATCTTCAGGCATGCATATTGAGTATCAATATATGAAGACGGGTCGGTTGTCAAGAAATGTTTGGGGAGCGATGTCGAGCTCCCCAAACCTCGTGTACTGATCTTACTTTGCTGCTGTGTTCAGAAATTCCGGTTTCAGGTTACCGGCAGCTTCTTCATGAACAGGCTGTTTGGAAACCCAGTCTGCAGAACCGGTCACACAATCCATGTCACCGCCGCATCCAAGGCTTCTTTCGTAAATAACAGCTTCCCATGCCTGCTTGTCCGTAATCTGACCGGCGCTGACAAAACCAACCATTGCGGGCTGGAGGGGAGATCCGTTAGAAACAACCCAGAACATTTCACCCGCTGTCCGGACTTGCTCAAACTGATGATTGGTAAAATTCCGGGGACCGGGATCCATACCCGCCGCGCCAGGACCATTGCCGTCACCGGCCACGCCGTGGCAGGTGTAGCAGGTACCTGCTCCATTGAACACTTCCTTACCCTTGGCAATCATGTCTGCCGTAACGGGGAAGGGGGGTTTCATTGCTTTTGCTGCAGCCAGCTGGTCCGCAGGAACGCGGGGCTTCAGAATGTCCAGCTCAGCAGCAAAAGATGACGCTGTGGCAAAGCCCAGCACAGCAGCACCCATGACAGCCACTGTCCACATCCTCATAAGGTACGCCCTCCATACAAATAAGAATTTGGTTAACAGA
Encoded here:
- the prfA gene encoding peptide chain release factor 1 gives rise to the protein MSTAGIIEKVRPRLESMRERYREISGKMADPEVSRNPAIYMKLARDQSELSIIVSLYENYLRIIDQQKDLQELRQDPDFLDLVPQEEKKLSLELQDVESRLLDSILPRDERDSRNLFLEIRAGAGGEEAALFARELARMYLRFIERKGFRFEVMETNDTEIGGARETIIYVQGHGAFSQLKFESGVHRVQRVPVTEAGGRIHTSTVTVAMIPEASEVDVQIDPKDLRIDTFCASSAGGQSVNTTYSAVRITHLPTNIVVSCQDERSQLKNKAKAMKVLRARLMEKEQTRQNEQIASDRKSQVGTGDRSERIRTYNFPQNRVTDHRIGMTLYQLDQVMEGNIDPFVDALRAQERALEIERLE
- the rpmE gene encoding 50S ribosomal protein L31 translates to MKSGIHPEYKVATVVCACGNTFVTRTTIGNVKLDICNECHPFFTGTQKIVDTEGRVDRFMKKYAQGKK
- a CDS encoding cytochrome 579, with translation MWTVAVMGAAVLGFATASSFAAELDILKPRVPADQLAAAKAMKPPFPVTADMIAKGKEVFNGAGTCYTCHGVAGDGNGPGAAGMDPGPRNFTNHQFEQVRTAGEMFWVVSNGSPLQPAMVGFVSAGQITDKQAWEAVIYERSLGCGGDMDCVTGSADWVSKQPVHEEAAGNLKPEFLNTAAK
- the rho gene encoding transcription termination factor Rho; amino-acid sequence: MNLAELKEKSIAELTEVAKELHIEGAVNLRKQDLIFALLQAQSDKNGPITGEGVLEILQDGFGFLRSPLYNYLPGPDDIYVSPSQIRRFNLRTGDTVWGQIRPPKEGERYFAMLKVEKVNFEDSDSGREKILFDNLTPLYPMERIRLEHSQEDLSMRVMDLVTPIGKGQRGLIVAPPRTGKTMLLQGLAKAISKNYPDIVLIVLLIDERPEEVTDMVRQVKGEVVSSTFDEPPQRHIQVAEMVLEKAKRLAESQKDVVILLDSITRLARAFNTVAPPSGKVLSGGLDSNALQRPKRFFGSARNIEEGGSLTIIATALIDTGSRMDDVIFEEFKGTGNMELHLDRHLSDRRIFPAINVTLSGTRKEELLLDKDDLNKIWILRKALNSNNPQDDMEYLLSNMKGTKGNKEFLERMMKG